Proteins encoded within one genomic window of Arachis ipaensis cultivar K30076 chromosome B08, Araip1.1, whole genome shotgun sequence:
- the LOC107613025 gene encoding uncharacterized protein LOC107613025 isoform X1: MESILARALEYTLKYWLKSFSREQFKLQGRTLSLSNLDIDGDALHSSLALPPALNVSTAKVAKLDIMLPSVSNVQVEPIIVQIDRLDLVLEENSDFDASVSSTNSATSSAATSKGSGYGFADKISDGMTIQIHTVNLLLETRGGGGARRKVGATWAPPMASITIHNLLLYTTNESWQVVNLKEAREFSSNKKYIYVFKKLEWESLSIDLLPHPDMFADAALGFSEEGSNLRDDDGAKRVFFGGERFIEGISGEAYITVQRTDLNSPLGLEVQLHINEAVCPALSEPGLRALLRFMTGLYVCLNRGNVDLKTQQQRSTEAAGRSLVSIVVDHIFLCIKDTEFQLELLLQSLFFSRASLSEGENDNNLTKITIGGIILRDIYSSPQCTLVQPSMQAVTKDAFHVPEFARSFCPPIYPLGEQQWQVIEGIPLICLHALQVMPSPLPPSFASQTVIDCQPLMVHLQEETCLRISSFLADDIVVSPGDILPDFSIKSFIFSLKGLDLTVPLDNIETDISKIYMDNNTVQTSFTGARLQIENLSFSDSPSLKLIMLNLEKDPACFSLWEGQPIDASQKKWTARASQLTLSLEACNDKIKLQNYLGQTGGLLRCVDLKDACIEVAMATADGSPLLHIPPSGGIVRVGVACGQYLSNTSVEQLFFVLDVYGYFGRVSEKIAMVGKRKQLEDVRDKSFSGKLMDKVPSDTAVSLTVKDLQLRFLESSVNVEGMPLVQFIGDDLFINAAHKTLGGAIVVSSTLRWESVQIDCVDAEGHLPCENGSFLSPSENVPSPSDNGYPHLRAVFWVDKNKKHPMNGNAHSIPFLDISMVHVIPLNEQDMESHSLNVSASVSGVRLGGGMNYAEALLHRFGILGPDGGPGTGLSKGLENLQKGPLSKLFKTTPLMVDNSEDAESMRQGEETSFPHLKKPDDVDVTIELRDWLFALEGADQMAEQWWFSSLEVVDREERCWHTTFRGLRVNAKSSPKKVLDGKAQLHRIKQNPIELVTVGIEGLRILKPHIQKGNPPSMLIANGDKENSNTTEGVGLEVRLILCEDNTDDIVNWEVEDIKFAVKQPIEAAVTKDELQHLTLLCKSEIDSIGRITAGVLRLLKLEGSVGQAVIDQLGNLGSEGIDKIFSSEKVTRDGSVVGNRGHSPLPSGVNEGPHKTMEETLTQLEEVVVESQAKLSELITHVGTSDSSSTQHRTIVKLSQKIETMQGLLMQLRNQL; the protein is encoded by the exons ATGGAGTCAATACTAGCTCGTGCACTAGAGTACACGCTCAAGTATTGGCTCAAATCCTTCTCCAGAGAGCAGTTCAAGCTCCAAGGCCGCACTCTAAGTCTCTCCAATTTAGATATCGATGGTGATGCCTTGCATTCCAGCTTGGCCTTGCCACCTGCGCTTAACGTTTCCACAGCTAAAGTTGCCAAATTGGACATCATG ctTCCTTCCGTGAGTAATGTGCAAGTAGAGCCGATCATTGTGCAAATTGATCGGCTTGATCTAGTTCTGGAGGAGAATTCTGATTTTGATGCATCTGTTAGTAGTACCAACAG TGCCACTTCATCGGCTGCCACCTCGAAGGGTAGTGGTTATGGTTTCGCTGATAAG ATTTCTGATGGCATGACTATACAAATTCACACAGTTAATCTATTACTTGAAACTCGTGGTGGTGGGGGCGCGCGTCGAAAAGTGGGAGCAACATG GGCACCACCAATGGCATCTATCACAATACATAACCTTTTGCTGTATACCACAAATGAGAGCTGGCAG GTTGTAAATCTTAAGGAAGCACGGGAATTCTCCAGTAACAAGAAATATATATATGTCTTCAAA aAACTAGAATGGGAATCTTTGTCTATTGATCTTTTGCCTCATCCTGACATGTTCGCGGATGCTGCATTAGGCTTCTCTGAAGAGGGATCAAACCTGAGAGATGATGATGGTGCAAAGCGAGTATTCTTTGGAGGAGAGCGTTTTATTGAAGGAATATCAGGAGAAGCATAT ATAACAGTTCAGAGAACTGACTTGAACAGTCCACTTGGGCTTGAGGTTCAGTTGCACATCAATGAAGCTGTTTGCCCTGCACTAAGTGAACCTG GGCTACGCGCACTTCTCCGCTTTATGACAGGATTATATGTCTGTCTAAACAGGGGCAATGTTGATTTAAAGACTCAGCAG CAGCGATCAACTGAAGCTGCTGGGCGTTCTCTGGTCTCGATCGTTGTAGATCATATATTTCTTTGCATTAAAGATACTG AATTCCAGCTTGAGCTTTTGCTGCAGTCCCTCTTTTTCTCTCGG GCCAGTCTTTCTGAAGGAGAGAATGACAATAACTTGACCAAGATTACAATTGGTGGAATAATTTTAAG GGACATCTATTCATCTCCGCAGTGTACACTAGTGCAACCATCGATGCAAGCTGTCACAAAAGATGCTTTCCATGTGCCTGAATTTG CTAGAAGCTTTTGCCCTCCAATATACCCTCTAGGAGAACAGCAGTGGCAAGTGATTGAGGGAATCCCTCTAATATGCCTCCATGCACTTCAAGTCATGCCTTCACCACTTCCACCATCCTTTGCTTCTCAGACAGTTATTGATTGTCAGCCTCTTATG GTTCATCTTCAGGAGGAAACATGCCTGAGGATATCCTCATTCTTAGCTGATGATATTGTTGTCAGTCCTGGTGACATTCTACCGGACTTCTCAataaaatcttttattttcagtCTCAAGGGGCTTGACCTTACAGTTCCACTAGACAACATTGAAACTGATATTTCTAAAATCTATATGGATAATAATACAGTTCAGACCTCCTTCACTGGAGCAAGACTCCAAATTGAAAACCTTTCCTTTTCTGATTCACCCTCATTGAAACTAATAATGCTGAACCTGGAAAAGGATCCTGCTTGTTTTAGTCTTTGGGAAGGTCAACCGATCGATGCTAGCCAGAAGAAGTGGACTGCCAGAGCATCGCAGCTTACTTTGTCCCTGGAGGCATGTAATGACAAAATCAAACTTCAAAATTACCTTGGACAAACTGGAGGACTGTTGAGATGTGTTGATCTCAAAGATGCTTGCATTGAAGTAGCTATGGCAACTGCTGATGGCAGTCCACTGTTACATATTCCTCCTTCAGGGGGTATTGTCAGGGTTGGAGTTGCTTGTGGACAGTATCTATCCAACACTTCTGTTGAACAATTATTTTTTGTCCTGGACGTCTATGGTTATTTTGGGCGAGTTAGTGAGAAAATAGCTATGGTTGGGAAAAGGAAACAACTAGAGGACGTTAGAGACAAGTCTTTTAGTGGAAAGCTGATGGACAAGGTTCCCAGTGATACTGCTGTGAGTTTAACAGTAAAGGACCTCCAACTTAGATTTCTAGAGTCTTCGGTGAATGTTGAGGGAATGCCTTTAGTACAGTTTATCGGAGATGATCTATTCATTAATGCCGCCCATAAAACCCTTGGAGGGGCTATTGTTGTTTCATCTACTTTACGGTGGGAGAGTGTCCAGATAGATTGTGTGGATGCTGAGGGGCACTTACCATGTGAAAATGGATCATTCTTGAGTCCTAGCGAAAATGTTCCCTCACCAAGTGATAATGGATATCCTCATCTTAGAGCTGTTTTTTGGGTAGATAAGAATAAGAAACATCCAATGAATGGAAATGCTCATTCAATCCCTTTTCTAGACATCAGTATGGTTCATGTCATTCCACTAAATGAGCAAGATATGGAGTCTCATAGTTTAAATGTGTCAGCTTCTGTTTCTGGTGTTCGACTTGGTGGAGGAATGAACTATGCTGAAGCCCTCCTGCATAGATTTGGAATACTTGGACCTGATGGAGGCCCTGGGACAGGCCTTTCAAAAGGGTTGGAAAACTTACAAAAAGGACCCTTATCAAAACTTTTTAAGACAACACCTCTCATGGTTGATAATTCAGAAGATG CTGAAAGTATGAGACAAGGGGAGGAAACCAGTTTTCCACACCTGAAGAAGCCAGATGACGTGGATGTAACTATAGAATTGAGAGACTGGTTATTTGCTCTTGAAGGTGCAGATCAGATGGCTGAACAGTGGTGGTTCTCCAGTCTTGAGGTTGTAGACAGAGAAGAGAGGTGTTGGCACACAACTTTCCGTGGTTTACGAGTAAATGCAAAAAGTAGCCCAAAGAAGGTTCTGGATGGCAAAGCACAATTGCATCGGATAAAACAAAATCCAATAGAGCTTGTTACG GTAGGAATTGAAGGGCTACGAATATTAAAGCCTCATATCCAAAAGGGCAATCCTCCATCAATGTTAATTGCAAACGGGGATAAAGAAAATAGTAACACAACTGAGGGAGTTGGTCTTGAAGTTCGCTTGATATTATGTGAGGACAACACTGATGACATAGTGAATTGGGAAGTGGAAGACATAAAGTTCGCTGTTAAACAACCG ATTGAAGCAGCAGTAACCAAGGATGAGCTTCAGCACCTCACTTTGCTGTGCAAATCTGAAATTGATTCGATTGGCCGAATCACTGCTGGAGTTTTGCGGCTGCTTAAGCTGGAAGGTTCTGTTGGTCAGGCTGTAATAGATCAACTTGGTAACCTAG GAAGCGAGGGCATTGACAAGATTTTCTCTTCTGAAAAGGTTACCAGAGATGGTAGTGTTGTTGGTAATAGAGGACATTCTCCCTTACCAAGCGGGGTTAATGAAGGACCACACAAAACCATGGAAGAGACATTAACTCAGCTTGAGGAAGTAGTTGTAGAGTCACAGGCTAAACTCAGTGAACTAATCACTCATGTTGGTACTTCGGACTCTTCTTCCACTCAGCACCGTACCATTGTCAAACTAAGTCAAAAGATTGAGACCATGCAGGGCCTATTGATGCAGTTGAGGAATCAACTTTAA
- the LOC107613025 gene encoding uncharacterized protein LOC107613025 isoform X2, whose protein sequence is MESILARALEYTLKYWLKSFSREQFKLQGRTLSLSNLDIDGDALHSSLALPPALNVSTAKVAKLDIMLPSVSNVQVEPIIVQIDRLDLVLEENSDFDASVSSTNSATSSAATSKGSGYGFADKISDGMTIQIHTVNLLLETRGGGGARRKVGATWAPPMASITIHNLLLYTTNESWQVVNLKEAREFSSNKKYIYVFKKLEWESLSIDLLPHPDMFADAALGFSEEGSNLRDDDGAKRVFFGGERFIEGISGEAYITVQRTDLNSPLGLEVQLHINEAVCPALSEPGLRALLRFMTGLYVCLNRGNVDLKTQQRSTEAAGRSLVSIVVDHIFLCIKDTEFQLELLLQSLFFSRASLSEGENDNNLTKITIGGIILRDIYSSPQCTLVQPSMQAVTKDAFHVPEFARSFCPPIYPLGEQQWQVIEGIPLICLHALQVMPSPLPPSFASQTVIDCQPLMVHLQEETCLRISSFLADDIVVSPGDILPDFSIKSFIFSLKGLDLTVPLDNIETDISKIYMDNNTVQTSFTGARLQIENLSFSDSPSLKLIMLNLEKDPACFSLWEGQPIDASQKKWTARASQLTLSLEACNDKIKLQNYLGQTGGLLRCVDLKDACIEVAMATADGSPLLHIPPSGGIVRVGVACGQYLSNTSVEQLFFVLDVYGYFGRVSEKIAMVGKRKQLEDVRDKSFSGKLMDKVPSDTAVSLTVKDLQLRFLESSVNVEGMPLVQFIGDDLFINAAHKTLGGAIVVSSTLRWESVQIDCVDAEGHLPCENGSFLSPSENVPSPSDNGYPHLRAVFWVDKNKKHPMNGNAHSIPFLDISMVHVIPLNEQDMESHSLNVSASVSGVRLGGGMNYAEALLHRFGILGPDGGPGTGLSKGLENLQKGPLSKLFKTTPLMVDNSEDAESMRQGEETSFPHLKKPDDVDVTIELRDWLFALEGADQMAEQWWFSSLEVVDREERCWHTTFRGLRVNAKSSPKKVLDGKAQLHRIKQNPIELVTVGIEGLRILKPHIQKGNPPSMLIANGDKENSNTTEGVGLEVRLILCEDNTDDIVNWEVEDIKFAVKQPIEAAVTKDELQHLTLLCKSEIDSIGRITAGVLRLLKLEGSVGQAVIDQLGNLGSEGIDKIFSSEKVTRDGSVVGNRGHSPLPSGVNEGPHKTMEETLTQLEEVVVESQAKLSELITHVGTSDSSSTQHRTIVKLSQKIETMQGLLMQLRNQL, encoded by the exons ATGGAGTCAATACTAGCTCGTGCACTAGAGTACACGCTCAAGTATTGGCTCAAATCCTTCTCCAGAGAGCAGTTCAAGCTCCAAGGCCGCACTCTAAGTCTCTCCAATTTAGATATCGATGGTGATGCCTTGCATTCCAGCTTGGCCTTGCCACCTGCGCTTAACGTTTCCACAGCTAAAGTTGCCAAATTGGACATCATG ctTCCTTCCGTGAGTAATGTGCAAGTAGAGCCGATCATTGTGCAAATTGATCGGCTTGATCTAGTTCTGGAGGAGAATTCTGATTTTGATGCATCTGTTAGTAGTACCAACAG TGCCACTTCATCGGCTGCCACCTCGAAGGGTAGTGGTTATGGTTTCGCTGATAAG ATTTCTGATGGCATGACTATACAAATTCACACAGTTAATCTATTACTTGAAACTCGTGGTGGTGGGGGCGCGCGTCGAAAAGTGGGAGCAACATG GGCACCACCAATGGCATCTATCACAATACATAACCTTTTGCTGTATACCACAAATGAGAGCTGGCAG GTTGTAAATCTTAAGGAAGCACGGGAATTCTCCAGTAACAAGAAATATATATATGTCTTCAAA aAACTAGAATGGGAATCTTTGTCTATTGATCTTTTGCCTCATCCTGACATGTTCGCGGATGCTGCATTAGGCTTCTCTGAAGAGGGATCAAACCTGAGAGATGATGATGGTGCAAAGCGAGTATTCTTTGGAGGAGAGCGTTTTATTGAAGGAATATCAGGAGAAGCATAT ATAACAGTTCAGAGAACTGACTTGAACAGTCCACTTGGGCTTGAGGTTCAGTTGCACATCAATGAAGCTGTTTGCCCTGCACTAAGTGAACCTG GGCTACGCGCACTTCTCCGCTTTATGACAGGATTATATGTCTGTCTAAACAGGGGCAATGTTGATTTAAAGACTCAGCAG CGATCAACTGAAGCTGCTGGGCGTTCTCTGGTCTCGATCGTTGTAGATCATATATTTCTTTGCATTAAAGATACTG AATTCCAGCTTGAGCTTTTGCTGCAGTCCCTCTTTTTCTCTCGG GCCAGTCTTTCTGAAGGAGAGAATGACAATAACTTGACCAAGATTACAATTGGTGGAATAATTTTAAG GGACATCTATTCATCTCCGCAGTGTACACTAGTGCAACCATCGATGCAAGCTGTCACAAAAGATGCTTTCCATGTGCCTGAATTTG CTAGAAGCTTTTGCCCTCCAATATACCCTCTAGGAGAACAGCAGTGGCAAGTGATTGAGGGAATCCCTCTAATATGCCTCCATGCACTTCAAGTCATGCCTTCACCACTTCCACCATCCTTTGCTTCTCAGACAGTTATTGATTGTCAGCCTCTTATG GTTCATCTTCAGGAGGAAACATGCCTGAGGATATCCTCATTCTTAGCTGATGATATTGTTGTCAGTCCTGGTGACATTCTACCGGACTTCTCAataaaatcttttattttcagtCTCAAGGGGCTTGACCTTACAGTTCCACTAGACAACATTGAAACTGATATTTCTAAAATCTATATGGATAATAATACAGTTCAGACCTCCTTCACTGGAGCAAGACTCCAAATTGAAAACCTTTCCTTTTCTGATTCACCCTCATTGAAACTAATAATGCTGAACCTGGAAAAGGATCCTGCTTGTTTTAGTCTTTGGGAAGGTCAACCGATCGATGCTAGCCAGAAGAAGTGGACTGCCAGAGCATCGCAGCTTACTTTGTCCCTGGAGGCATGTAATGACAAAATCAAACTTCAAAATTACCTTGGACAAACTGGAGGACTGTTGAGATGTGTTGATCTCAAAGATGCTTGCATTGAAGTAGCTATGGCAACTGCTGATGGCAGTCCACTGTTACATATTCCTCCTTCAGGGGGTATTGTCAGGGTTGGAGTTGCTTGTGGACAGTATCTATCCAACACTTCTGTTGAACAATTATTTTTTGTCCTGGACGTCTATGGTTATTTTGGGCGAGTTAGTGAGAAAATAGCTATGGTTGGGAAAAGGAAACAACTAGAGGACGTTAGAGACAAGTCTTTTAGTGGAAAGCTGATGGACAAGGTTCCCAGTGATACTGCTGTGAGTTTAACAGTAAAGGACCTCCAACTTAGATTTCTAGAGTCTTCGGTGAATGTTGAGGGAATGCCTTTAGTACAGTTTATCGGAGATGATCTATTCATTAATGCCGCCCATAAAACCCTTGGAGGGGCTATTGTTGTTTCATCTACTTTACGGTGGGAGAGTGTCCAGATAGATTGTGTGGATGCTGAGGGGCACTTACCATGTGAAAATGGATCATTCTTGAGTCCTAGCGAAAATGTTCCCTCACCAAGTGATAATGGATATCCTCATCTTAGAGCTGTTTTTTGGGTAGATAAGAATAAGAAACATCCAATGAATGGAAATGCTCATTCAATCCCTTTTCTAGACATCAGTATGGTTCATGTCATTCCACTAAATGAGCAAGATATGGAGTCTCATAGTTTAAATGTGTCAGCTTCTGTTTCTGGTGTTCGACTTGGTGGAGGAATGAACTATGCTGAAGCCCTCCTGCATAGATTTGGAATACTTGGACCTGATGGAGGCCCTGGGACAGGCCTTTCAAAAGGGTTGGAAAACTTACAAAAAGGACCCTTATCAAAACTTTTTAAGACAACACCTCTCATGGTTGATAATTCAGAAGATG CTGAAAGTATGAGACAAGGGGAGGAAACCAGTTTTCCACACCTGAAGAAGCCAGATGACGTGGATGTAACTATAGAATTGAGAGACTGGTTATTTGCTCTTGAAGGTGCAGATCAGATGGCTGAACAGTGGTGGTTCTCCAGTCTTGAGGTTGTAGACAGAGAAGAGAGGTGTTGGCACACAACTTTCCGTGGTTTACGAGTAAATGCAAAAAGTAGCCCAAAGAAGGTTCTGGATGGCAAAGCACAATTGCATCGGATAAAACAAAATCCAATAGAGCTTGTTACG GTAGGAATTGAAGGGCTACGAATATTAAAGCCTCATATCCAAAAGGGCAATCCTCCATCAATGTTAATTGCAAACGGGGATAAAGAAAATAGTAACACAACTGAGGGAGTTGGTCTTGAAGTTCGCTTGATATTATGTGAGGACAACACTGATGACATAGTGAATTGGGAAGTGGAAGACATAAAGTTCGCTGTTAAACAACCG ATTGAAGCAGCAGTAACCAAGGATGAGCTTCAGCACCTCACTTTGCTGTGCAAATCTGAAATTGATTCGATTGGCCGAATCACTGCTGGAGTTTTGCGGCTGCTTAAGCTGGAAGGTTCTGTTGGTCAGGCTGTAATAGATCAACTTGGTAACCTAG GAAGCGAGGGCATTGACAAGATTTTCTCTTCTGAAAAGGTTACCAGAGATGGTAGTGTTGTTGGTAATAGAGGACATTCTCCCTTACCAAGCGGGGTTAATGAAGGACCACACAAAACCATGGAAGAGACATTAACTCAGCTTGAGGAAGTAGTTGTAGAGTCACAGGCTAAACTCAGTGAACTAATCACTCATGTTGGTACTTCGGACTCTTCTTCCACTCAGCACCGTACCATTGTCAAACTAAGTCAAAAGATTGAGACCATGCAGGGCCTATTGATGCAGTTGAGGAATCAACTTTAA